In one Lolium rigidum isolate FL_2022 chromosome 3, APGP_CSIRO_Lrig_0.1, whole genome shotgun sequence genomic region, the following are encoded:
- the LOC124703704 gene encoding putative disease resistance protein RGA4, translating into MAAVGGMLGSAVIKVVIGQIGSVIGGEIKLHWNMKKDLENMKMTLESVDAVLSDAEVLSVTDNSALLWLKRLKDAMYDIFDMLDDFEADTDLWAATMNKIKMPRKMKKMQKRLQKIADDRNNYRVLPETRSEVKQVPDTRETAGNVEEAEIIGRTHEKLQILACISGTTTKETIIFTICGIGGIGKTTLAKLVFNDSEFEKYSKVWVYVSQKFELKKIGNTIISQLSPGSLISDDFHSIQTRLRDLFSGEKILIILDDLWERDPSHLQELKAMLKQGQGSKVLVVVTTREKTIAQGIGTVDPFELPPLSDQMCWHILKVKSKFETRQDKERLEPIGEEIAKKCGGVALAAQSLGHMLKSKTYDVWDSIRSNHIWNLSTSKETLSTHEVLASLLLSYNFMPPHLKLCFAYCAIFPKGYNMNSNDLIHQWIALGFMEPSSTFSTWQLGESYITKLLEMSFLLHLNIDTQYYSEKKGATWFMMHDLVHDLARSVMADEYNLEGPNCRYAWLTDCRMPLKSSTNSPAKIRSLHFADKVSKSDAFSLAKQVRVLDLSIDSMHDLTLSIGQLKQLRYLSLSCGKVPIKPRVIGMLSKLNYLTIHSHGLRVLPASIGEMKGLMHLDLSGCSRLEELPLSFAEMRELVYLDLSGCYSVSGVPKALSGLTKLQYLGLQLCQELRGLPDVIINLIALRYLNLSQCFQYNNFDGDNSRDLIDRICTLPNMKHLDLSGNAYDPLIIPDSASHLSKLVLDGCHRIIRLPECVDNIRFDGPAARLLDFAVRAGDSCSNIYLLKHASHAELSISFLENVKSQEEAHIINLSEKQTILELTLSWTEGANRSVDDVKLLTELVPPTTLQRFKIEGYCSVGFPHWLMSMSNHLPNLVVLTIMALPNCKSVPPLCQLPNLREIKLVRMKSLEEWDTSYLSGEDSVNELEKVEIENCPKLRIRPHLPRAASWSIWKSDNVLLPQRESMPHIDCLTVTAGDSDMPLHQWGFLHQLLFLRELRLVECSNINLTISPDMCGALHSLQVLEVWYHAKLEELPNNMRQLTKLQSLTLYECPSLRQLPQWIGELVSLRKLKMWSCSAIMNLPDNIQQLTNLQQLKISTCNPELVKWYNIEENRRKLAHIEQKNISTGYFNFF; encoded by the exons ATGGCGGCAGTCGGGGGTATGCTCGGCTCTGCCGTCATCAAGGTGGTGATTGGACAGATCGGTTCCGTCATCGGAGGCGAAATCAAGCTGCACTGGAACATGAAAAAGGATCTCGAGAATATGAAGATGACGCTGGAGTCGGTAGATGCCGTGCTCAGCGACGCCGAGGTGCTGTCTGTCACGGATAACTCGGCGCTTCTGTGGCTGAAGCGGCTCAAGGACGCCATGTACGACATCTTCGACATGCTTGATGACTTCGAAGCTGACACCGACCTG TGGGCAGCTACGATGAATAAGATTAAGATGCCACgtaagatgaagaagatgcaaaagCGCCTACAAAAAATAGCAGATGACCGTAACAATTACCGTGTTCTACCAGAAACACGCAGCGAGGTGAAGCAAGTTCCTGATACCCGGGAGACAGCAGGGAATGTGGAAGAAGCAGAAATCATTGGAAGGACCCATGAAAAACTGCAAATCTTGGCTTGTATATCAGGGACCACCACTAAAGAAACCATCATCTTTACCATATGTGGCATTGGAGGCATTGGAAAAACCACCTTGGCAAAATTAGTTTTCAATGATTCTGAGTTCGAAAAATACTCTAAGGTGTGGGTCTATGTGTCCCAGAAATTTGAACTGAAAAAGATTGGCAACACCATAATATCACAACTATCACCGGGGAGCCTGATATCCGATGATTTTCATAGTATTCAGACTCGTCTTCGAGATCTGTTTAGTGGTGAGAAGATCCTCATCATTTTGGATGATCTGTGGGAGAGGGATCCTTCTCACCTACAAGAATTAAAGGCTATGCTGAAGCAGGGTCAGGGGAGCAAGGTGCTGGTTGTGGTTACCACACGTGAGAAAACCATTGCACAAGGAATTGGTACTGTTGATCCATTTGAATTGCCTCCCTTGTCAGATCAAATGTGTTGGCATATACTAAAAGTTAAAAGCAAGTTTGAAACAAGGCAGGATAAAGAGCGCTTGGAGCCTATTGGAGAGGAAATTGCAAAAAAGTGTGGAGGTGTGGCTTTAGCTGCTCAATCGCTTGGGCACATGTTGAAATCCAAGACATATGATGTATGGGATTCCATCAGATCCAACCATATCTGGAATCTATCTACGTCCAAAGAAACACTGTCTACACATGAAGTGCTTGCATCCTTGTTGTTAAGCTACAACTTCATGCCTCCACACTTGAAGTTATGCTTTGCTTATTGTGCAATCTTTCCAAAAGGATACAACATGAACAGTAATGATCTAATTCATCAATGGATTGCTCTTGGATTCATGGAGCCATCTAGTACATTCTCTACTTGGCAGCTCGGTGAGAGTTATATTACAAAGCTTCTGGAGATGTCATTTCTTTTACATTTAAAT ATTGACACCCAATATTATAGTGAAAAAAAAGGTGCTACATGGTTCATGATGCATGACCTGGTGCATGACCTCGCAAGATCGGTCATGGCTGACGAATATAACTTAGAGGGCCCCAACTGCCGCTATGCATGGCTGACAGATTGTAGGATGCCATTGAAGTCGTCCACAAATTCACCTGCAAAAATAAGGTCGCTGCATTTTGCAGATAAAGTTTCAAAAAGTGATGCATTTTCATTAGCTAAGCAAGTTCGTGTCTTAGATTTAAGCATAGACAGTATGCATGATTTGACACTTTCTATTGGTCAACTGAAGCAGTTGAGGTATCTTAGCCTTTCATGTGGTAAGGTTCCAATTAAGCCCAGGGTTATTGGTATGCTCTCGAAGTTGAATTATCTTACAATTCATTCCCATGGTCTTAGAGTATTGCCAGCCTCGATTGGTGAAATGAAAGGTCTGATGCATCTTGACTTATCTGGTTGTTCGAGACTAGAAGAACTCCCATTGTCATTTGCAGAGATGAGAGAGTTGGTATATCTGGATTTATCAGGCTGCTATAGTGTTTCAGGAGTACCCAAAGCTTTGAGTGGCCTAACTAAACTCCAATATTTGGGTTTACAATTATGTCAAGAACTCAGAGGGCTGCCAGATGTCATCATCAATCTCATCGCACTCCGATATTTAAATCTATCACAGTGCTTCCAGTATAATAACTTTGATGGCGATAACTCAAGGGACCTCATTGACCGTATATGCACCCTTCCCAATATGAAGCATCTGGATTTGTCTGGCAATGCTTATGATCCTCTTATAATACCAGATAGTGCAAGCCACCTGAGCAAGCTGGTGCTCGATGGGTGCCACAGAATTATTAGGCTTCCAGAGTGTGTGGACAACATTCGTTTTGATGGGCCAGCCGCCAGGTTGCTGGACTTTGCTGTGCGCGCAGGTGACAGTTGCAGTAACATCTATTTGCTTAAGCATGCAAGTCATGCTGAGTTGTCAATCTCGTTTCTTGAAAATGTGAAGTCCCAAGAAGAGGCACACATTATAAATCTCAGTGAGAAACAGACCATCCTAGAATTAACTTTATCGTGGACCGAGGGTGCAAATAGATCCGTGGATGACGTGAAGTTGCTGACGGAGCTAGTGCCACCAACCACTTTGCAGAGATTTAAAATAGAGGGCTACTGCAGTGTTGGCTTTCCACACTGGCTAATGAGTATGAGCAACCATCTCCCTAATCTTGTCGTGCTGACGATAATGGCTTTGCCAAACTGCAAGAGTGTACCGCCCCTTTGCCAACTACCAAACCTCCGAGAGATTAAGCTCGTCAGAATGAAAAGCCTGGAAGAATGGGACACATCATACTTGAGTGGTGAGGACAGTGTGAATGAGCTTGAAAAAGTGGAGATAGAAAATTGCCCCAAGTTGAGGATAAGACCACACCTTCCAAGAGCAGCATCTTGGTCTATATGGAAAAGCGATAATGTGCTCCTACCACAGAGGGAGAGCATGCCACATATTGATTGTCTGACAGTGACAGCTGGAGACAGCGACATGCCTCTTCATCAGTGGGGTTTTCTTCACCAGCTACTCTTCCTCAGGGAGTTAAGACTTGTTGAATGCAGTAACATCAATTTGACGATCTCTCCAGATATGTGCGGGGCCCTCCATTCCCTTCAGGTACTGGAAGTATGGTACCACGCGAAGCTAGAGGAATTGCCCAATAATATGAGGCAACTCACAAAGCTACAATCATTAACTTTGTATGAATGTCCTAGCTTGAGACAGCTGCCACAATGGATAGGAGAACTCGTGTCGCTCAGGAAACTTAAAATGTGGTCATGCAGTGCCATCATGAATCTGCCAGACAACATACAACAGCTCACAAACCTCCAACAATTGAAAATAAGCACCTGCAACCCTGAGTTAGTGAAGTGGTATAACATAGAGGAGAACCGGAGGAAGCTTGCTCACATAGAACAAAAG AATATCAGCACTGGGTACTTCAATTTCTTCTGA